In Xiphias gladius isolate SHS-SW01 ecotype Sanya breed wild chromosome 6, ASM1685928v1, whole genome shotgun sequence, a single genomic region encodes these proteins:
- the rgmd gene encoding RGM domain family, member D → MGRSGPQISAKRQLWDCVTLTMVLLSLLFRPAHCQQCRIQRCNAEYVASTSPSGGLQEDVALDVDYCIALRAYALCTRWQARSCRGDLVYHSAVFRIKELFSQHNCSSDGPTSSAKVPSTSRPAVSELCDYENRVLVSGSAGQQKKYAHCGLFGDPHLRTFRDEFQTCKVEGAWPLIDNRFLSVQVTNVPVVLGSSATATSKITVIFKSYHGCTDQKVYQATTEDLPLAFQDGTRSGGESGSLTIVERGGSGVGRLVKIQARYIGTSIIIRRVGSYLTFAIRMPEDNLDFSEDNGGLQLCLHGCPRNELIKEHTLGRQSQQPRLQGTNTELGPLRPPHQVYTVERATAKCRETLQVEDVYFQSCVFDLLTTGDPEFSMAAYGALEDLKALPPSKLKQNSPRTPLLYNQGVSHTSTAAAANSSLLSLLLLILLLL, encoded by the exons ATGGGGAGAAGCGGACCTCAAATCTCGGCTAAGCGGCAGCTTTGGGACTGTGTAACGTTGACGATGGTTTTACTTTCGCTACTGTTTCGACCAG ctcacTGCCAGCAGTGTCGAATCCAGCGCTGCAATGCGGAGTACGTCGCTTCTACCTCACCCTCTGGTGGTCTGCAGGAGGACGTGGCTTTGGATGTGGACTACTGCATCGCTTTGCGGGCCTACGCCCTGTGCACCCGGTGGCAGGCACGCAGCTGTAGGGGTGACTTGGTTTACCATTCGGCTGTCTTCCGCATTAAGGAGTTATTCTCTCAGCACAACTGCTCCAGCGACGGGCCCACCTCCTCCGCCAAGGTCCCCAGCACATCTCGGCCGGCCGTGTCAGAGCTGTGCGACTATGAGAATCGGGTCCTTGTGTCGGGCTCAGCCGGTCAGCAGAAGAAATACGCCCACTGTGGATTATTCGGAGACCCGCACCTACGGACTTTCCGAGACGAGTTTCAGACCTGCAAGGTGGAAGGGGCGTGGCCTCTGATCGACAACCGCTTCCTTTCTGTGCAGGTGACCAATGTGCCTGTTGTTCTCGGCTCGAGCGCCACGGCAACCAGCAAG ATCACAGTGATCTTCAAATCCTACCACGGCTGTACAGATCAGAAAGTGTACCAGGCCACAACTGAGGATCTGCCCTTGGCTTTTCAGGATGGGACTCGCAGCGGTGGTGAGAGCGGCAGCCTGACCATCGTGGAAAGAGGCGGCTCTGGAGTGGGCCGGCTGGTGAAGATTCAGGCCCGTTACATCGGCACTTCCATCATTATCCGGCGCGTAGGAAGCTACCTCACCTTTGCCATCCGCATGCCAGAGGATAACCTGGACTTTTCGGAGGACAATGGTGGTCTGCAGCTCTGCTTGCATGGCTGTCCGCGCAACGAGCTCATCAAAGAGCACACGCTGGGCCGTCAGAGCCAGCAGCCCCGCCTGCAGGGCACCAACACAGAGCTGGGCCCTCTGCGGCCTCCTCACCAGGTCTACACGGTGGAGCGGGCCACAGCCAAATGTAGAGAGACTCTGCAGGTGGAGGACGTGTACTTTCAGTCCTGTGTGTTTGACTTGTTGACCACAGGAGACCCCGAGTTCTCTATGGCAGCCTACGGTGCTCTGGAGGATTTAAAGGCACTACCGCCCAGTAAACTGAAGCAGAACTCCCCAAGGACTCCTCTTCTTTACAACCAAGGGGTGTCACACACATcgactgcagcagcagccaacAGCTCCCTGCTCTCACTCCTACTCCTCATTCTGctgcttttgtaa